In Ostrea edulis chromosome 6, xbOstEdul1.1, whole genome shotgun sequence, a single window of DNA contains:
- the LOC125648189 gene encoding uncharacterized protein LOC125648189 isoform X1 has protein sequence MNSDIGLKMADLLKPTESSRMKERTLTDSKIALKKEKSSMSVDSNKTGNDLNNLKNGNILIESDIPKDNVKTDDQINRDSIEKDKIPVHNNSALGDVLQQALSFEENDLDEYDPDLFITEEEKKAFEYMLEQKRAEIVQRKEDFEKWVDTITRRRMFALSRMRKINISNGKRNKLYGKLEKFITDVYSENGDNSRGSTPGDENGNVSKQSTNIKTGSVVQNNVEMDGQRASLLSREDTGFVSRDNDPSMKPVQEQTPLVAPLHS, from the exons ATGAATTCGgatattgg ATTAAAAATGGCGGACTTGCTGAAGCCGACGGAAAGTAGCCGGATGAAGGAGAGAACATTAACAGACTCCAAAATCGCGCTCAAAAAGGAAAAGTCAAGCATGAGTGTAGACAGTAACAAAACAGGAAATGACctcaataatttaaaaaacgGAAATATCTTAATTGAAAGTGACATACCAAAAGATAATGTGAAAACAGATGATCAGATCAACAGAGATTCAATTGAAAAGGACAAAATTCCGGTGCACAATAATAGCGCGCTTGGTGACGTTCTACAACAGGCTTTGTCCTTTGAGGAAAATGACCTTGACGAATATGACCCAGATTTATTCATAACAGAGGAAGAAAAGAAAGCGTTTGAGTATATGTTAGAACAGAAACGAGCAGAGATTGTGCAGCGGAAGGAAGATTTTGAGAAATGGGTGGATACGATCACCAGACGTCGAATGTTTGCGCTAAGCAGaatgagaaaaataaacatatcGAACGGAAAGAGAAATAAACTCTACGGTAAATTAGAAAAATTCATCACAGACGTTTATAGCGAAAATGGCGATAACTCTAGAGGCTCCACCCCCGGGGATGAAAACGGAAATGTATCCAAACAAAGTACTAATATAAAAACCGGATCCGTTGTGCAAAATAACGTGGAGATGGACGGACAACGCGCATCACTACTCAGTCGGGAGGACACGGGATTTGTTTCACGTGACAACGACCCGTCCATGAAACCAGTTCAAGAACAGACGCCTCTAGTGGCTCCATTACATTCGTGA
- the LOC125648189 gene encoding uncharacterized protein LOC125648189 isoform X2 gives MADLLKPTESSRMKERTLTDSKIALKKEKSSMSVDSNKTGNDLNNLKNGNILIESDIPKDNVKTDDQINRDSIEKDKIPVHNNSALGDVLQQALSFEENDLDEYDPDLFITEEEKKAFEYMLEQKRAEIVQRKEDFEKWVDTITRRRMFALSRMRKINISNGKRNKLYGKLEKFITDVYSENGDNSRGSTPGDENGNVSKQSTNIKTGSVVQNNVEMDGQRASLLSREDTGFVSRDNDPSMKPVQEQTPLVAPLHS, from the coding sequence ATGGCGGACTTGCTGAAGCCGACGGAAAGTAGCCGGATGAAGGAGAGAACATTAACAGACTCCAAAATCGCGCTCAAAAAGGAAAAGTCAAGCATGAGTGTAGACAGTAACAAAACAGGAAATGACctcaataatttaaaaaacgGAAATATCTTAATTGAAAGTGACATACCAAAAGATAATGTGAAAACAGATGATCAGATCAACAGAGATTCAATTGAAAAGGACAAAATTCCGGTGCACAATAATAGCGCGCTTGGTGACGTTCTACAACAGGCTTTGTCCTTTGAGGAAAATGACCTTGACGAATATGACCCAGATTTATTCATAACAGAGGAAGAAAAGAAAGCGTTTGAGTATATGTTAGAACAGAAACGAGCAGAGATTGTGCAGCGGAAGGAAGATTTTGAGAAATGGGTGGATACGATCACCAGACGTCGAATGTTTGCGCTAAGCAGaatgagaaaaataaacatatcGAACGGAAAGAGAAATAAACTCTACGGTAAATTAGAAAAATTCATCACAGACGTTTATAGCGAAAATGGCGATAACTCTAGAGGCTCCACCCCCGGGGATGAAAACGGAAATGTATCCAAACAAAGTACTAATATAAAAACCGGATCCGTTGTGCAAAATAACGTGGAGATGGACGGACAACGCGCATCACTACTCAGTCGGGAGGACACGGGATTTGTTTCACGTGACAACGACCCGTCCATGAAACCAGTTCAAGAACAGACGCCTCTAGTGGCTCCATTACATTCGTGA